A DNA window from Kitasatospora atroaurantiaca contains the following coding sequences:
- a CDS encoding RDD family protein has translation MTERPFVGGADTAVGPTPGYYPDPSIPGFVRYWGGTSWVPGTTRPAPAEGEVLEPPRFVARHAPSVGARYVPPPVVAPVAPVVPAVESTASAVSAVAEPVSWPTGAGAGAGAGASTSVAETGPVFFDQTTAGASFTLAPHAELELRPRSAVEARSEAWSAVPAEPVLEPVMSPLPPSSELQPDPQPEAQPQPSGQAAAAGTGWQADPKAQRGLLESEDAPRWVSWGVLPTAPAPVPVPAPAAAPDPTPVPAPAPAAAPVAVPPQPTPVPPATPATPAAARPARRKAASRRPAPPRPAAGLGRRLAARLLDSAVVAVAAAGAGLPLFASAMTHVQLKLDQARMASALTGREVKVWVIDPVVLGKAGVLLAVLMLVGFLYEVLPTARTGQTFGKRLAGVRVVDARNGGRSANPPGLGRSIARWFVRELSALLLIGLVWPLFDRRARRGWQDRAARTRVVRA, from the coding sequence ATGACGGAACGGCCCTTCGTCGGCGGCGCGGACACCGCCGTTGGCCCGACGCCGGGCTACTACCCCGACCCCTCCATCCCGGGCTTCGTCCGCTACTGGGGCGGCACCTCCTGGGTGCCCGGCACCACCAGGCCGGCCCCGGCGGAGGGCGAGGTGCTGGAGCCGCCCCGCTTCGTCGCGCGGCACGCGCCGTCGGTCGGAGCGCGGTACGTGCCGCCGCCGGTGGTGGCTCCGGTTGCGCCGGTTGTGCCGGCCGTGGAGTCGACGGCGTCGGCTGTGTCGGCTGTGGCGGAGCCGGTGTCCTGGCCGACGGGGGCGGGGGCGGGGGCGGGGGCGGGGGCTTCCACGTCCGTTGCCGAGACCGGGCCGGTGTTCTTCGACCAGACCACGGCCGGTGCCTCGTTCACGCTGGCTCCGCACGCCGAACTGGAGCTACGGCCGCGCTCGGCGGTCGAGGCCCGGAGCGAGGCATGGAGCGCGGTGCCCGCTGAGCCCGTCCTGGAGCCGGTGATGTCGCCGCTGCCCCCGAGCTCTGAGCTGCAACCGGATCCGCAGCCTGAGGCGCAGCCGCAGCCGTCGGGGCAGGCAGCCGCAGCAGGCACAGGCTGGCAGGCCGACCCGAAGGCGCAGCGTGGGCTGCTGGAGTCGGAGGACGCCCCGCGCTGGGTCTCCTGGGGCGTACTGCCGACCGCTCCGGCTCCCGTGCCCGTTCCCGCCCCGGCTGCCGCTCCCGACCCGACCCCTGTCCCGGCCCCTGCGCCGGCAGCCGCTCCCGTCGCGGTGCCGCCGCAGCCCACCCCGGTTCCGCCGGCCACCCCGGCCACCCCGGCCGCTGCGCGCCCGGCTCGGCGGAAGGCCGCGTCCCGCAGGCCCGCTCCGCCGCGCCCGGCGGCCGGCCTCGGCAGGCGGCTCGCCGCGCGGTTGCTCGACAGTGCGGTGGTAGCGGTGGCCGCCGCTGGGGCCGGGCTTCCGCTGTTCGCGTCCGCCATGACGCATGTGCAGCTCAAGCTGGACCAGGCCCGGATGGCCAGCGCGCTGACGGGCCGTGAGGTGAAGGTCTGGGTGATCGACCCGGTCGTCCTCGGCAAGGCGGGCGTGCTGCTCGCCGTGCTGATGCTGGTCGGCTTCCTCTACGAGGTGCTCCCGACCGCCCGTACCGGCCAGACCTTCGGCAAGCGCCTGGCGGGCGTCCGCGTCGTGGACGCCCGTAACGGTGGCCGGAGCGCCAATCCGCCCGGCCTCGGCCGGTCGATTGCCCGGTGGTTCGTCAGAGAGCTGTCCGCTCTGCTGCTGATCGGCCTGGTGTGGCCGCTGTTCGACCGCCGTGCCCGGCGAGGCTGGCAGGACCGGGCGGCGCGGACGCGGGTGGTACGCGCCTGA
- a CDS encoding RDD family protein: MSTQDPSGPEPEEGGGKPSFDKQPPDEGTPPPGASGPYGAPPPPPPPTGSPYDTPGGYGAPYGAPPPAYGAPSSPGPGPVPGMPPLGSWPNRIVAKVLDFVMIQAIAAVIVLPFTNLDNQNGYVGATWLGYAMYLVYEGLMLSRDGQTLFKKLMKVRVAMLVDGSAPTSAAAWTRAATFVVPALICCGLLWWPVDGLFGVFDKPYRQCIHDKSAKTVVVSTA; the protein is encoded by the coding sequence ATGAGCACCCAAGACCCCTCAGGCCCCGAGCCGGAGGAGGGGGGCGGCAAGCCCTCCTTCGACAAGCAGCCCCCGGACGAGGGTACGCCGCCCCCCGGGGCGTCCGGCCCGTACGGGGCGCCGCCCCCGCCGCCTCCGCCGACCGGGAGCCCGTACGACACGCCCGGCGGTTACGGCGCTCCCTACGGTGCCCCGCCGCCGGCCTACGGTGCCCCGTCCTCGCCCGGTCCAGGTCCCGTTCCGGGGATGCCCCCGCTCGGCAGCTGGCCCAACCGGATCGTGGCCAAGGTGCTCGACTTCGTCATGATCCAGGCCATCGCCGCGGTCATCGTGCTGCCCTTCACCAACCTCGACAACCAGAACGGGTACGTGGGCGCAACCTGGCTCGGGTATGCGATGTACCTGGTCTACGAGGGCCTGATGCTGAGCCGCGACGGCCAGACCCTGTTCAAGAAGCTCATGAAGGTCCGCGTCGCGATGCTGGTCGACGGCAGCGCCCCCACGAGCGCGGCCGCCTGGACCCGGGCGGCCACCTTCGTCGTCCCGGCGTTGATCTGCTGCGGACTGCTCTGGTGGCCGGTCGACGGCCTGTTCGGCGTCTTCGACAAGCCGTACCGTCAGTGCATTCACGACAAGTCCGCCAAGACCGTCGTCGTCTCGACCGCCTGA
- a CDS encoding TM2 domain-containing protein, whose amino-acid sequence MSYPVNNPELSDKSKLVAGLLQIFLGGFGIGRFYTGHVGIGVAQLLTCGGLGFWALIDGILFLVSDDRTDAQGRKLRA is encoded by the coding sequence GTGTCGTACCCCGTCAACAACCCCGAGCTGTCCGACAAGTCGAAGCTCGTCGCCGGCCTGCTCCAGATCTTCCTCGGTGGCTTCGGTATCGGCCGGTTCTACACCGGCCACGTCGGCATCGGTGTCGCGCAGCTGCTGACCTGCGGCGGCCTCGGCTTCTGGGCGCTGATCGACGGCATCCTGTTCCTGGTCAGCGACGACCGCACCGACGCCCAGGGCCGCAAGCTCCGCGCCTGA
- a CDS encoding SsgA family sporulation/cell division regulator, producing MERSTSVVEHELELNLVLSPERSVPVPARLSYGSHDPFAVHITFHLDTGTPVTWVFARELLVEGTFRPCGQGDVRIWPTRSGRRSVLCLALTSPAGDALLEAPLPAVAAWLERAHRLVPPGAELAALDLDHSLAELLA from the coding sequence ATGGAGAGGTCCACGAGCGTCGTCGAGCACGAACTCGAGCTGAACCTGGTGCTGTCCCCCGAGCGCAGCGTCCCCGTCCCGGCTCGGCTGTCGTACGGCAGCCACGACCCGTTCGCCGTCCACATCACCTTCCACCTGGACACCGGCACGCCCGTGACCTGGGTGTTCGCCCGCGAGCTGCTGGTGGAGGGCACCTTCCGCCCGTGCGGTCAGGGGGACGTCCGGATCTGGCCGACTCGCTCGGGGCGGCGCAGCGTGCTCTGCCTCGCCCTGACCTCCCCGGCGGGCGACGCGCTGCTGGAGGCGCCGCTGCCCGCCGTGGCGGCGTGGCTGGAGCGGGCGCACCGGCTGGTGCCGCCGGGCGCCGAGCTGGCGGCGCTGGACCTGGACCACTCCCTCGCCGAGCTGCTCGCGTGA
- a CDS encoding glycosyltransferase 87 family protein, whose amino-acid sequence MTTVQEERRAPEGLPAQAPAPAWRRPLQALEAPVRALREAPRRPLALAGAVALVSLLAYAIVRHFVGTSMVDMIVYRAEGAAVANGQDLYGLRVTEWNLPATYPPFAAMLFVPTTWFGIGFLRMAITAGNIALLGLLGLLAFRLAGWPRRELRPVGVVLIAGLGVWLEPVFTTLRYGQINLVLACLILWDLTRPDGRRSKGIAIGIAAGLKLTPGLFAVYLLITGRVRAALVAGFTFLGTFALGALVLPDATYGFWTKYLYDSSRVGKTEIVDNQSVRGAVARLLHAADPGSLATLASALVAVAGLATAAWAYRSARWLPRAEAWGVCSAAVTAVLVSPISWTHHWVWCVPMLVLLAAEAAHERSRPAAVRRLRWRPILGATLLAFLSFAMWVVPHKGDLDLHLPALHQAPADVYPLVGVGFLLLSALRVQARRRAAGAPLVRLPRQRAGSPDGAGADSGSGAGSQERQQAPAAR is encoded by the coding sequence GTGACAACGGTGCAAGAGGAACGCAGGGCGCCCGAAGGGCTGCCCGCGCAGGCCCCTGCCCCGGCGTGGCGCCGCCCGCTGCAGGCGCTGGAGGCACCCGTACGGGCGCTGCGCGAGGCCCCGCGCCGTCCGCTGGCCCTCGCCGGCGCGGTCGCGCTGGTCTCGCTGCTCGCGTACGCGATCGTCCGGCACTTCGTCGGCACCTCGATGGTGGACATGATCGTCTACCGCGCCGAGGGCGCCGCCGTCGCCAACGGCCAGGACCTCTACGGCCTGCGGGTCACCGAGTGGAACCTCCCCGCGACGTACCCGCCCTTCGCAGCGATGCTCTTCGTGCCGACCACCTGGTTCGGGATCGGCTTCCTGCGGATGGCCATCACGGCGGGCAACATCGCCCTGCTCGGGCTGCTCGGGCTGCTCGCCTTCCGGCTGGCCGGCTGGCCGCGCCGTGAGCTCCGACCGGTCGGCGTCGTGCTGATCGCGGGTCTCGGCGTCTGGCTGGAACCGGTCTTCACCACGCTCCGCTACGGCCAGATCAACCTCGTCCTGGCCTGCCTGATCCTCTGGGACCTCACCCGCCCCGACGGCCGCCGCAGCAAGGGCATCGCCATCGGCATCGCGGCCGGTCTCAAGCTCACCCCCGGCCTGTTCGCCGTCTACCTGCTGATCACCGGCCGGGTCCGGGCCGCCCTCGTGGCCGGCTTCACCTTCCTCGGTACGTTCGCCCTCGGCGCGCTCGTCCTGCCCGACGCCACGTACGGCTTCTGGACCAAGTACCTCTACGACTCCTCCCGGGTCGGCAAGACCGAGATCGTCGACAACCAGTCCGTGCGCGGGGCCGTCGCCCGCCTGCTGCACGCCGCCGACCCCGGCAGCCTGGCCACGCTGGCCAGTGCCCTGGTCGCCGTCGCCGGGCTCGCCACCGCCGCCTGGGCCTACCGCAGCGCCCGCTGGCTGCCGCGCGCCGAGGCCTGGGGAGTCTGCAGCGCGGCCGTCACGGCGGTACTCGTCTCGCCGATCAGCTGGACCCACCACTGGGTGTGGTGCGTCCCGATGCTGGTACTGCTCGCTGCCGAAGCCGCCCACGAGCGCTCCCGGCCGGCGGCGGTGCGGCGGCTGCGGTGGCGGCCGATCCTCGGCGCGACGCTGCTCGCCTTCCTCTCCTTCGCGATGTGGGTCGTACCGCACAAGGGCGACCTCGACCTGCACCTGCCCGCCCTGCACCAGGCCCCGGCGGACGTCTATCCGCTGGTCGGGGTCGGCTTCCTGCTGCTCTCCGCGCTGCGGGTGCAGGCCCGCCGCCGGGCGGCGGGTGCGCCGCTGGTACGGCTCCCGCGCCAGCGGGCCGGCTCGCCGGACGGGGCTGGGGCGGACTCGGGTTCAGGTGCGGGCTCTCAGGAGCGCCAGCAGGCCCCCGCGGCCCGCTGA
- a CDS encoding S16 family serine protease: MPDVKLPPALTAPRTRALALCGLLVGALFLVAAFVPLPYTLTLPGTTANVLGVYEGKQVLTITGAPTRQTIGELRMVTISATNPGEELSLWTSLKAWVNQDEAVLPSEAVYPQQDPTKAQQVTQQQMTESQDSATIAALNYLHLSPSQVKVTVDLGDIGGPSAGQLIALGIIDKLAGDGKGGDLTGGKVVAGTGTIDDDGNVGAVGGVPLKTQAAARDGATVFLLPKSECSDAKVNTPAGLRLIPVTTLADAVAALTALNSGGTVPSC, from the coding sequence GTGCCCGATGTGAAGCTGCCCCCTGCCCTGACCGCTCCCCGGACCCGCGCGCTCGCGCTGTGCGGCCTACTGGTCGGTGCACTCTTCCTGGTGGCGGCCTTCGTGCCGCTGCCGTACACCCTCACCCTGCCGGGGACGACGGCGAACGTGCTCGGTGTGTACGAGGGCAAGCAGGTGCTCACCATCACCGGGGCGCCGACCAGGCAGACCATCGGGGAACTGCGGATGGTCACCATCTCGGCGACCAACCCGGGCGAGGAGCTCAGCCTCTGGACGTCCCTGAAGGCCTGGGTGAACCAGGACGAGGCCGTGCTGCCCTCCGAGGCGGTCTACCCGCAGCAGGACCCGACCAAGGCTCAGCAGGTGACCCAGCAGCAGATGACGGAGTCCCAGGACAGTGCGACCATCGCCGCGCTGAACTACCTGCACCTCTCGCCGAGCCAGGTCAAGGTGACGGTCGACCTGGGGGACATCGGCGGCCCGAGTGCGGGCCAGCTGATCGCGCTCGGCATCATCGACAAGCTGGCCGGCGACGGCAAGGGCGGTGACCTGACCGGCGGCAAGGTGGTCGCGGGGACCGGCACCATCGACGACGACGGCAACGTGGGCGCGGTGGGCGGTGTGCCGCTGAAGACCCAGGCGGCGGCCCGGGACGGTGCGACGGTCTTCCTCCTCCCCAAGTCCGAGTGCTCGGACGCCAAGGTGAACACGCCGGCCGGCCTGCGGCTGATCCCGGTGACCACGCTCGCCGACGCGGTCGCCGCGCTGACCGCGCTGAACAGCGGCGGCACCGTCCCCAGCTGCTGA
- a CDS encoding Lrp/AsnC family transcriptional regulator has protein sequence MHSPNDTIDALDGKLIRLLSDEPRIGVLECSRRLQVARGTVQARLDRLQARGVIGGFGPQVDPAALGYPVTAFATLEISQGQGVDVRAHLASVPEVLELHTITGQGDMLVRIVARSNADLQRVIDSVVGFDGIVRASTAIALENPVPYRVLPLVEQAAKE, from the coding sequence GTGCACTCCCCCAACGACACCATCGACGCGCTCGACGGAAAGTTGATCAGACTTCTCAGCGACGAACCCCGGATCGGGGTGCTGGAGTGCTCCCGCCGGCTGCAGGTCGCCCGGGGCACCGTCCAGGCCCGATTGGACCGCCTGCAGGCGAGGGGGGTGATCGGCGGCTTCGGGCCGCAGGTGGACCCAGCCGCGCTCGGCTACCCGGTGACGGCCTTCGCCACTCTGGAGATCTCGCAGGGCCAGGGGGTGGACGTGCGGGCCCACCTGGCGTCCGTGCCGGAGGTGCTGGAGCTGCACACCATCACCGGCCAGGGGGACATGCTGGTACGGATCGTGGCCCGCTCCAACGCCGACCTGCAGCGCGTGATCGACAGCGTGGTGGGCTTCGACGGCATCGTCCGGGCCTCCACCGCGATCGCGCTGGAGAATCCCGTTCCGTACCGGGTGCTGCCGCTGGTGGAGCAGGCCGCCAAGGAGTGA
- a CDS encoding sensor histidine kinase: MRWALIKAAVAGTTMVALAFLIPLGLMVQQTARDRAFTAAERQAAALGPALAITTNQEAIARALASTDAGAQDRIAVHLPTATAVDAVVGQGRADALAVSTANGSANGGQGRSFTVHVPGGFALLQPVAVDGGRVAVVEVYVAESDLTRGVSTAWLVLSVVALALVAISVLVADRMGARIVAAARHLAGAARSLGSGNLAVRVPVEGKHADGAPDELREAAHAFNSMADRVVHLLAAERELAADLSHRLRTPLTVLRLNAASLGEGDAADATRHAVAQLEREVDQIIRSARRAPDDAPSVALGCDAAEVIRERVGFWSALAEDEGRRWQLAGDDGPAPVPVQRGDLAAAVDALLGNVFRHTAMGTAFSVDVLATESSVIVLVGDAGPGFADPDSALRRGEGQGGEGSTGLGLDIVRKLAEATGGDLALGRSAVLGGAEIRLRLETRGTPPRTTRRRAARLAGTVRRRG; encoded by the coding sequence CTGCGATGGGCCCTCATCAAGGCCGCCGTCGCCGGCACCACCATGGTCGCGCTGGCCTTCCTCATCCCGCTCGGCCTGATGGTCCAGCAGACCGCCCGCGACCGGGCCTTCACCGCGGCCGAACGGCAGGCCGCCGCACTCGGCCCGGCCCTCGCCATCACCACCAACCAGGAGGCCATCGCCCGCGCCCTGGCCAGCACCGACGCCGGTGCCCAGGACCGGATCGCCGTCCATCTGCCGACGGCCACCGCCGTGGACGCCGTGGTCGGCCAGGGCCGGGCCGACGCCCTCGCCGTCTCCACCGCGAACGGCAGCGCGAACGGCGGCCAGGGCCGGTCCTTCACCGTGCACGTGCCCGGCGGCTTCGCCCTGCTGCAGCCCGTCGCCGTCGACGGCGGCCGGGTCGCCGTCGTCGAGGTCTACGTCGCGGAGAGCGACCTCACCCGGGGGGTCAGCACGGCCTGGCTGGTGCTCTCGGTGGTCGCCCTCGCCCTGGTGGCGATCTCCGTGCTGGTCGCCGACCGGATGGGCGCCCGGATCGTCGCCGCCGCCCGCCACCTGGCCGGGGCCGCCCGCTCCCTGGGCAGCGGCAACCTGGCGGTACGGGTGCCCGTGGAAGGAAAGCACGCCGACGGCGCCCCCGACGAACTCCGCGAGGCCGCCCACGCCTTCAACTCCATGGCCGACCGGGTCGTCCACCTGCTCGCCGCCGAACGGGAGCTCGCCGCCGACCTCTCGCACCGGCTGCGCACCCCGCTCACCGTGCTGCGCCTCAACGCAGCCTCGCTCGGCGAGGGAGACGCGGCCGACGCCACCCGGCACGCCGTGGCCCAGCTGGAACGCGAGGTCGACCAGATCATCCGCTCGGCGCGGCGGGCACCCGATGACGCACCGTCGGTCGCCCTGGGCTGCGACGCCGCCGAGGTGATCCGCGAACGGGTCGGCTTCTGGTCGGCCCTGGCCGAGGACGAGGGCCGCCGCTGGCAGCTGGCCGGCGACGACGGGCCCGCGCCCGTGCCCGTCCAGCGCGGCGACCTGGCCGCCGCCGTCGACGCACTGCTCGGCAATGTCTTCCGGCACACCGCGATGGGGACGGCCTTCTCGGTCGACGTCCTGGCCACCGAGAGCTCCGTCATCGTCCTGGTGGGCGATGCCGGCCCCGGCTTCGCCGACCCCGACAGCGCGCTTCGGCGCGGCGAGGGGCAGGGCGGCGAGGGCTCGACCGGGCTCGGCCTGGACATCGTCCGCAAGCTCGCCGAGGCGACCGGCGGCGACCTCGCGCTCGGCCGCTCCGCCGTCCTGGGCGGCGCCGAGATCCGCCTCCGCCTGGAGACCCGCGGCACCCCGCCGCGCACCACCCGCCGCCGGGCGGCCCGGCTGGCGGGCACGGTCCGGCGCCGGGGGTGA
- a CDS encoding IclR family transcriptional regulator, whose protein sequence is MTAETSQTLDRGVRVLKLLADSERGLTVTELAARLAVNRTVVYRLLATLEQHGLVRRDIGGRARVGLGVLRLAHRVHPLLREAALPALRSLAEDLGATAHLTLVDGAEALAVAVVEPSWTDFHVAYRTGLRHPLDESAAGRAILEARNFPGQRRPEQGFVITRAEEQSGASGAAAALLGLSGIEGSVGVVMLNGLVPERVGPRVVEAATEVADALR, encoded by the coding sequence GTGACTGCCGAAACATCCCAAACCCTGGACCGAGGGGTCCGGGTCCTCAAACTGCTCGCCGACTCCGAGCGCGGGCTGACCGTCACCGAGCTGGCGGCCCGGCTCGCGGTCAACCGCACCGTCGTCTACCGGCTGCTGGCCACCCTGGAGCAGCACGGTCTGGTCCGCCGCGACATCGGCGGCCGGGCCAGGGTCGGCCTCGGCGTGCTCCGGCTCGCCCACCGGGTCCACCCGCTGCTGCGCGAGGCCGCGCTGCCCGCGCTGCGCAGCCTGGCCGAGGACCTCGGGGCGACCGCCCACCTGACGCTGGTCGACGGCGCCGAGGCGCTCGCGGTCGCCGTGGTCGAGCCGAGCTGGACGGACTTTCACGTCGCGTACCGGACGGGGCTGCGGCACCCGCTGGACGAGAGCGCGGCCGGCCGGGCGATCCTGGAGGCACGGAACTTCCCGGGCCAGCGCCGCCCCGAGCAGGGGTTCGTGATCACCCGCGCGGAGGAGCAGTCCGGGGCCAGCGGTGCGGCGGCAGCACTGCTGGGTCTCAGCGGGATCGAGGGCAGCGTCGGCGTGGTGATGCTCAACGGCCTGGTGCCGGAGCGGGTCGGTCCGCGCGTGGTCGAGGCGGCGACGGAGGTCGCGGACGCGCTGCGATAG
- a CDS encoding response regulator transcription factor: MATVLVVEDDPFVRSALIRHLSESGHAVRSVGTALEALREVAQVGCDLVILDLGLPDLDGSEALKMIRGLTNVPVIISTARDDEAEIVRLLNDGADDYLVKPFSVEHLTARMAAVLRRLGGGSAPVVQVLRVGGLAIDAQRREAVLDGRTLDLTRREFDLLAFLAARPGVVVPRKEILAEVWRQTYGGDQTIDVHLSWLRRKLGETASNPRYLHTVRGVGVRLEAPAEHRA; encoded by the coding sequence ATGGCAACAGTGCTCGTGGTCGAGGACGACCCCTTTGTACGCTCCGCCCTCATCCGGCACCTGTCCGAGTCCGGCCATGCCGTCCGCAGCGTCGGCACCGCGCTCGAGGCGCTGCGCGAAGTCGCCCAGGTCGGCTGCGACCTGGTCATCCTCGACCTCGGCCTGCCGGACCTGGACGGCAGCGAGGCGCTGAAGATGATCCGCGGCCTCACCAACGTCCCGGTGATCATCTCGACCGCCCGGGACGACGAGGCCGAGATCGTCCGCCTGCTCAACGACGGCGCGGACGACTACCTCGTGAAGCCCTTCTCCGTCGAGCACCTGACGGCCCGGATGGCCGCGGTGCTGCGCCGGCTCGGCGGCGGCAGCGCGCCCGTCGTACAGGTCCTGCGGGTCGGCGGCCTCGCCATCGACGCCCAGCGCCGCGAGGCCGTCCTGGACGGGCGGACGCTCGACCTCACGCGCCGTGAGTTCGACCTGCTCGCCTTCCTGGCGGCCCGGCCCGGCGTGGTCGTCCCGCGCAAGGAGATCCTCGCCGAGGTCTGGCGTCAGACGTACGGCGGCGACCAGACCATCGACGTCCACCTCTCCTGGCTGCGCCGCAAACTGGGTGAGACCGCGTCAAACCCGCGCTATCTGCACACCGTGCGCGGCGTCGGGGTCCGGCTGGAGGCGCCCGCGGAGCACCGGGCGTGA
- a CDS encoding DUF2752 domain-containing protein has protein sequence MAGAGAAGYLWSRDPHLPGQALPFCPWRRLTGLQCPGCGGTRMAYDLLHGDLAAAWHDNAALLLVLPLVAWLYATWLRHGLAGRRRRLRLGPRGSAVVLALAALWTVGRNLL, from the coding sequence GTGGCAGGCGCCGGCGCGGCCGGCTACCTCTGGTCGCGCGATCCGCACCTGCCCGGGCAGGCCCTCCCGTTCTGCCCCTGGCGACGGCTGACCGGTCTGCAGTGCCCTGGCTGCGGCGGCACCCGGATGGCGTACGACCTGCTGCACGGCGACCTCGCCGCAGCATGGCACGACAACGCCGCCCTCCTTCTCGTCCTCCCGCTGGTCGCCTGGCTGTACGCGACCTGGCTGCGCCATGGGCTTGCGGGGCGACGCCGGCGGCTGCGGCTCGGACCGCGCGGATCGGCCGTCGTGCTCGCCCTTGCCGCGCTCTGGACCGTCGGCCGCAATCTCCTCTGA
- a CDS encoding glycoside hydrolase family 18 protein, producing the protein MTQPTRRSGHRRRSRKGAVIGASAVATAIVAGGVVALASSASAASLGAVYSRTSSWESGYTGQYLVTNPDAKAIEDWTLSFDLPAGAKIDSLWNASFTASGQHITVKPQSWSKRIEPGKTVDVGFVVQGSGAAQGEPGNCLINNVSCKAGTGPAPTPSGRPTTAKPTTPAPTASATTAKPTPTATRTTASPTPTATSTPVPTTGARFAPYVDTSLYPAYDLVATAKASGVKNFNLAFIVSGGGCTPKWGGVSDLSADAVASQIGALRAIGGDVRVSFGGANGSELATACSSAADLAAAYQKAVDAYGLTKVDFDIEGGALGDTAANARRAQAIAQLQKTAAGKGKTLDVSFTLPALPSGLTQDGINLVSGAKSNGVSIGAVNIMAMDFGDGVAPNPKGQMGKYSIDAATATQAQVKSVLGLSDSAAWAKVAVTPMIGVNDVATEVFTVADATQLADFAKTKHLAWLAMWSGTRDKTCEGGAKSYADATCSSIVQQPLDFTRAFGAYTG; encoded by the coding sequence ATGACGCAGCCCACCCGACGCTCAGGACACCGCCGGCGCAGCCGTAAGGGCGCGGTCATCGGAGCCTCGGCCGTCGCCACCGCCATCGTCGCCGGCGGCGTGGTCGCGCTCGCCTCCTCCGCCAGCGCCGCCTCGCTCGGCGCGGTGTACAGCAGGACCAGCAGCTGGGAGAGCGGCTACACCGGCCAGTACCTGGTGACCAACCCGGACGCCAAGGCGATCGAGGACTGGACGCTCTCCTTCGACCTGCCGGCCGGCGCGAAGATCGACTCGCTCTGGAACGCCAGCTTCACCGCCTCCGGCCAGCACATCACCGTCAAGCCGCAGTCCTGGAGCAAGCGGATCGAGCCGGGCAAGACGGTCGACGTCGGCTTCGTCGTCCAGGGCTCCGGCGCGGCACAGGGCGAGCCCGGCAACTGCCTGATCAACAACGTCTCCTGCAAGGCCGGCACCGGCCCGGCCCCCACCCCCTCCGGCCGCCCGACCACCGCCAAGCCGACCACCCCGGCCCCGACGGCCAGCGCCACCACGGCGAAGCCCACCCCGACGGCCACCAGGACCACGGCGTCGCCGACCCCGACCGCCACCAGCACCCCTGTTCCGACGACGGGCGCCCGCTTCGCCCCCTACGTGGACACCTCGCTCTACCCCGCGTACGACCTGGTCGCGACCGCCAAGGCGAGCGGTGTGAAGAACTTCAACCTCGCCTTCATCGTCTCCGGCGGCGGCTGCACCCCGAAGTGGGGCGGCGTCAGCGACCTCTCCGCCGACGCGGTCGCCTCCCAGATCGGCGCCCTGCGCGCGATCGGCGGGGACGTCCGGGTCTCCTTCGGCGGCGCCAACGGCAGCGAGCTCGCCACCGCCTGCTCCTCGGCGGCCGACCTGGCGGCCGCGTACCAGAAGGCCGTCGACGCGTACGGCCTCACCAAGGTCGACTTCGACATCGAGGGCGGCGCGCTGGGCGACACCGCCGCCAACGCCCGCCGGGCCCAGGCCATCGCGCAGCTCCAGAAGACGGCGGCCGGCAAGGGCAAGACCCTGGACGTCTCCTTCACCCTGCCCGCCCTGCCCAGCGGCCTGACCCAGGACGGCATCAACCTGGTCTCCGGCGCCAAGAGCAACGGCGTCTCGATCGGCGCCGTCAACATCATGGCGATGGACTTCGGCGACGGCGTCGCGCCCAACCCCAAGGGCCAGATGGGCAAGTACTCCATCGACGCCGCCACGGCCACCCAGGCGCAGGTCAAGAGCGTCCTCGGCCTGAGCGACAGCGCAGCCTGGGCCAAGGTCGCCGTCACCCCGATGATCGGCGTCAACGACGTCGCCACCGAGGTCTTCACCGTCGCCGACGCCACGCAGCTCGCCGACTTCGCCAAGACCAAGCACCTGGCCTGGCTCGCCATGTGGTCCGGCACCCGCGACAAGACCTGCGAGGGCGGCGCCAAGAGCTACGCCGACGCCACCTGCAGCAGCATCGTCCAGCAGCCCCTCGACTTCACCCGCGCCTTCGGCGCCTACACGGGCTGA